A genomic region of Arachis stenosperma cultivar V10309 chromosome 9, arast.V10309.gnm1.PFL2, whole genome shotgun sequence contains the following coding sequences:
- the LOC130948936 gene encoding heat shock 70 kDa protein 18-like, which yields MARKYEGHAVGIDLGTTYSCVAVWQEQHCRVEIIHNDQGNRTTPSYVAFTANQRLIGDAAKNQAAANPINTVFDAKRLIGRKYSDPVIKNDLLMWPFKVTAGADDKPMIVVTYKDQEKQFSAEEISSMVLIKMREIAEAYLESPVCNAVITVPAYFNGSQRKATRDAGAIAGLNVMRIISEPTAAAIAYGLYKRSNCAGERNILIFDLGGGTFDVSLLTIKGKVFQVKATAGNTHLGGEDFDNRVVTYFVNEFKRKNKVDIGGDARALRRLRTACEKAKRTLSFAVTATIELDAFFKGVDFYSSITRARFEELNMDLFRECLETVDRCITDSNVEKSSIHDVVLVGGSSRIPKVQELLQEFFEGKELYMSINPDEAVAYGAAVTAALLSGGTKSSAPDLVLQDVTPLSLGVRTRGDVMTVVIPRNTNIPVKKSRNLFTVEDNQLDMVKRIYEGERTRASDNNLLGLYTLHGIPPAPKGHPVSICFDLDADGILCVTSEEKTTGNKNQITITNDKGRLLQEEIERLIEEAERYKVEDENFLEKANAIRALEDYVYDMEKALIGSKLCPEDKKKVNSAIDKARTLLDDDNKENIETDVFVEHLNEAKLIFEPIIAKTRYICFVHIRVGMWLDLFKKISLFRLGCCESKEARTMARKYEGHAVGIDLGTTYSCVAVWQEQHCRVEIIHNDQGNRTTPSYVAFTANQRFIGDAAKNLAAANPANTVFDVKRLIGRKYSDPIVKNDILMWPFKVTAGIDDKPVIVVTYKDKEMRFSAEEISSMVLTKMREIAEAYLESPRKATRDAGAIAGHPVSICFDLDADGILCVTSEEKTTGNKNQITITNDKGRLSPEEIKRLIKEAERYKVEDDKFLEKAKAMNALDDYVYDMEKTLKGSKLCPADKKKVNSAIDKARTLLDDGNKEKKEIDVFVEYLNEAKRVFEPIIAKTR from the exons ATGGCTAGAAAGTATGAAGGACATGCAGTGGGAATCGACCTTGGCACAACGTACTCTTGTGTTGCCGTATGGCAGGAACAACACTGTCGAGTGGAGATCATTCATAATGACCAGGGCAACAGAACAACACCTTCCTACGTTGCTTTTACTGCCAATCAGAGGTTAATCGGAGATGCTGCTAAGAACCAAGCTGCCGCTAACCCAATTAACACTGTCTTCG aTGCTAAGAGACTCATCGGTAGAAAATATAGTGATCCGGTTATCAAGAATGATCTGTTGATGTGGCCATTTAAGGTCACTGCAGGGGCTGATGACAAACCAATGATTGTTGTTACATACAAGGATCAAGAGAAGCAATTTTCCGCAGAAGAAATCTCATCTATGGTTCTCATTAAGATGCGAGAGATTGCGGAGGCATACTTAGAGTCGCCTGTTTGTAATGCTGTTATTACAGTGCCTGCATATTTCAATGGCTCTCAGCGCAAAGCTACCAGAGATGCTGGCGCCATTGCAGGCCTCAATGTGATGCGAATAATTAGCGAGCCAACTGCTGCGGCTATTGCATATGGCCTTTACAAGAGATCGAATTGCGCCGGAGAGCGTAATATATTAATCTTTGATCTTGGAGGTGGTACTTTCGATGTGTCTCTCCTTACTATTAAGGGGAAGGTCTTCCAAGTTAAGGCTACTGCCGGAAACACTCACCTCGGGGGAGAGGATTTTGATAACAGAGTAGTGACTTACTTTGTAAATGAATTCAAAAGAAAGAACAAGGTTGACATTGGTGGCGATGCCAGAGCCTTGAGGAGACTGAGAACTGCTTGTGAGAAGGCAAAGAGGACTTTATCATTTGCCGTTACTGCCACCATTGAGTTAGATGCTTTCTTTAAAGGAGTTGACTTCTATTCATCAATAACGCGTGCTAGATTCGAAGAACTTAATATGGACCTCTTTAGAGAGTGCTTGGAAACGGTAGATCGATGCATCACTGATTCGAATGTGGAGAAATCAAGTATTCATGATGTGGTGCTTGTTGGTGGCTCTTCTAGGATTCCCAAAGTGCAGGAGTTGTTGCAAGAATTTTTCGAGGGCAAGGAGCTTTATATGAGCATCAATCCCGATGAAGCTGTTGCATATGGCGCGGCTGTTACGGCTGCTTTGTTGAGTGGAGGCACTAAGAGTAGTGCCCCAGACTTGGTGCTGCAGGATGTTACTCCTCTGTCTCTTGGTGTACGGACAAGAGGAGATGTAATGACTGTTGTGATTCCAAGGAATACTAACATTCCTGTAAAGAAATCACGAAATCTCTTCACGGTTGAAGATAACCAATTGGATATGGTGAAAAGAATTTATGAAGGTGAGAGGACAAGAGCCAGCGATAACAACTTGCTCGGTCTATACACACTTCATGGCATCCCTCCTGCTCCGAAAGGCCATCCTGTATCGATATGCTTCGATTTAGATGCCGACGGCATCCTATGTGTAACTTCTGAGGAAAAGACCACCGGCAATAAAAACCAGATTACCATAACAAATGATAAAGGAAGATTATTGCAGGAAGAAATCGAAAGGCTCATTGAGGAAGCTGAGAGATACAAGGTTGAAGATGAGAATTTTCTTGAGAAAGCAAATGCAATACGTGCTTTGGAAGATTATGTTTATGACATGGAGAAAGCCTTAATCGGTTCTAAGCTTTGTCCTGAGGATAAGAAGAAGGTAAATTCTGCAATTGATAAGGCTAGAACTCTGCTTGATGATGATAACAAGGAGAACATAGAAACTGATGTGTTTGTGGAGCATCTAAATGAAGCTAAGCTCATTTTTGAGCCCATTATAGCTAAGACTAGATA TATATGTTTCGTGCACATT CGAGTGGGGATGTGGTTGGATTTGTTTAAGAAGATTTCATTATTCCGATTAGGTTGTTGTGAATCGAAGGAGGCAAGGACGATGGCGAGAAAGTACGAAGGACATGCAGTGGGAATCGACCTTGGCACAACATACTCGTGTGTTGCCGTATGGCAGGAACAACATTGTCGCGTGGAGATCATTCATAATGACCAGGGCAACAGAACAACACCTTCCTACGTTGCTTTTACTGCTAATCAGAGGTTCATTGGAGATGCTGCTAAGAACCTGGCTGCCGCTAACCCAGCTAACACTGTCTTTG ATGTTAAGAGATTGATCGGTAGAAAATATAGTGATCCAATTGTGAAGAATGATATCCTGATGTGGCCGTTTAAGGTCACTGCTGGTATTGATGATAAACCAGTGATTGTTGTTACATACAAGGATAAGGAGATGCGCTTTTCTGCGGAAGAAATTTCATCTATGGTTCTCACTAAGATGCGAGAGATTGCGGAGGCGTACTTAGAGTCACCT CGCAAAGCTACCAGAGATGCTGGCGCCATTGCAG GCCATCCTGTATCGATATGCTTCGATTTAGATGCCGACGGCATCTTATGTGTAACTTCTGAGGAAAAGACCACTGGCAATAAAAACCAGATTACCATAACAAATGATAAAGGAAGATTGTCGCCGGAAGAAATCAAAAGGCTAATTAAGGAAGCTGAGAGATACAAGGTTGAAGATGACAAGTTTCTTGAGAAGGCTAAAGCAATGAATGCTTTGGATGATTATGTCTATGACATGGAGAAAACCTTAAAGGGTTCTAAGCTCTGTCCTGCGGATAAGAAGAAGGTAAATTCTGCAATTGATAAGGCTAGAACTCTGCTTGATGATGGTAACAAGgagaagaaagaaattgatGTGTTTGTGGAGTATCTTAATGAAGCTAAGCGTGTTTTTGAGCCCATTATAGCCAAGACTCGTTAG
- the LOC130947928 gene encoding inorganic pyrophosphatase 2-like yields the protein MAGIVVVFDFDSTIIECDSDNWVLDETGFTENFYELLPTTLWNPLMDRMMGELHSEGKTIEEIVEILKRTPLNPRIVHAIEAAYSLGCDLKIVSDANMFFIETILKHHGVRNCFSEIIANPSYVNEEGRLRISPFHDYMKSSHGCSLCPPNMCKGVIVERIQNLLSTEGKKKFIYLGDGNGDFCPSLKLKESDYLMPRKDFPLSDLVSKDSNKIKAEVHGWKDGEELENILVHIINKEIEGNKINNNSTPKISIDCKLGSIPIMDTTTYQPLPKALPVRH from the exons ATGGCTGGGATTGTTGTGGTTTTTGATTTCGACTCAACAATCATTGAGTGTGATAGTGATAATTGGGTGCTTGATGAGACTGGTTTTACTGAAAATTTCTATGAGCTTCTTCCTACCACGCTTTGGAACCCTCTCATG GATAGGATGATGGGTGAGCTTCATTCAGAAGGTAAAACAATTGAAGAAATTGTAGAAATTTTGAAGCGAACTCCATTGAATCCTCGCATTGTGCATGCTATTGAGGCAGCTTATTCCCTTGG ATGTGATTTGAAGATTGTGAGTGATGCAAATATGTTCTTCATTGAGACAATTCTAAAGCATCATGGAGTGAGGAATTGTTTCTCAGAGATCATTGCAAACCCTAGCTATGTTAATGAAGAAGGGAGGCTCAGAATTTCACCTTTCCATGATTATATGAAATCTTCTCATGGATGCAGTCTTTGTCCACCAAACATGTGCAAG GGAGTGATCGTAGAAAGGATCCAAAATTTGCTTTCAACAGAAGGAAAGAAGAAATTCATCTACCTTGGAGATGGAAATGGAGATTTTTGCCCTAGTTTGAAGCTCAAAGAAAGTGACTACTTGATGCCAAGAAAAGACTTTCCTTTAAGTGATTTAGTCTCCAAAGATTCCAACAAGATTAAGGCAGAGGTTCATGGATGGAAAGATGGGGAAGAGCTTGAAAATATTTTGGTTCATATTATCAacaaagaaattgaaggaaacaaaattaataacaaTTCTACTCCGAAAATCTCAATTGATTGCAAGTTGGGGTCAATTCCAATAATGGACACTACTACTTATCAACCTTTGCCTAAGGCACTGCCAGTTCGTCATTAA